One Accipiter gentilis chromosome 11, bAccGen1.1, whole genome shotgun sequence DNA window includes the following coding sequences:
- the TASOR2 gene encoding protein TASOR 2 isoform X3, with translation MGERRDEETGGSGTGFHLESEESSSLLQTAVSVLQSSYLNSTSQDGFQYSQAILVENHVFLSELKAFAQAKEAAGYSQEELEETFAFLLFDNEEEAKEVCQTGLRVNSSSISILGDPAKGVYISKYADCLHPRPWYHGKSGYIVICKLIKGKVKVVSENYTTSYTCPSPGYDCHVAVSRSNIPSKASHCQAFEQSQYYVYEVSDGSTAERPRQICPYIVIACQYREPKEMPVLAIESLPELNHKALYCPWRGQLSIRGQLLCNIALRTPYSSTIPAQLPPNLDINHVMGLSDLKKKLPEAAFGKRNYTENEVCFQGVYFSLYEVEISNKDQYKMDQLVEKLKEKDLAIIKYLQDQGVLILLTSSALARDDGFDPKEPVSLLALFLFTSSRSVCLRVEKHDPKDEREDGDDSDISLKIASVLPGLRYALQKATSSSWGDAVSTSLCIKQHFQEYAKLDQNTQPTSGQNCKISLSSLLSPTEDECTDPFKKHSEQSFSQLQHYLSDPSSYTLEMSAALGCLTGAVQSLCCDSEADCKVDFCSAVPPDPISPNTAAEIKVKSENPQPSVGLDHSGEGPTKDVNSASKLWVQQSRRKSSRAIVTSTRKKWSPLKMQMHPMGDSSRNRKATKKKKINIAFSFPKKPGFTASSNEPMLKLANLQFPHRRKRGAEVLSAEFVHKAQSEPVQKETSAHDDPGLETKRLKILKNPDMKKVPVAETVTKPVKSKTLKSVANSPSKPQAKKQAESEWKEPFSVLPSEVSSQCHGADGQTSEIYPGGVPDLGFVLKGNNYESHALNLLADLALGSCIPSFIPRGSGMIAVSCSPSSNSAKEQQSHRKHRSLRVASDHEYHRVDKLAKGATCPSKVSPNQKLSSAEKIDLNDLASIPREKSPGIFSKKNSASPSPAKPHALPPRETQEAAEANKHSFISAEHSYASQMPEHSKKHMYPRGAPYPGPAPSRNGTRNARAGPLVGKVLPFRHQQNSTHLQRPFEAMVMRRRSNLLSPRLKEDFAKSHTVNICGESVKVTCHWEAEYLFNLDSRYTNDALEKTVIRALHGPWDPNLPDDVEEMKLILHMWVALFYSKPSKLLSSTRKVVEHSNPEKYVSINSTGDFLELSDDGEDCFGLETCPADSRSDPDQTPSSSLDRSTRCQGCFCPEESPADSQTDDDGTPGVVDSTVSSSVELPCGEEEPSSTSCPESLSLIERADESLAVKDRQLAVIPEECVHDVSTITAKEPPREGLLDAMMTPSPSDELGSASKPPAAPGRENACSQAPNSSMAPWNDALCTLHGRGEQQESAWAAGSGGGPGPPKDGEGMEDAEHCMEVEDGSWATSNGLECACDSMSLEASPKSSKLDGASGEGRESQDTFGHPEKEEEEEVEEGKKEKEDSEYESTVLGPVDLVFSESGDADIEHELSKQKRVNSACLKDFDIPGEGPVPSPTALASSCPGRSTPALSDGTGTGPQGLPGEVAPSLHTLQEPWETLASSSAETNSVGLANAATPANVGSPRDSGLMLLLSPDPSLVCGAQPDSITGNLGPAGETVGDSLEQKDKDRAPSAERWVPAGSRAAGTAGLESLCGQGLSLTSSPDSSSACLTSLGGATDPGMAPEDQEAMASIQSPSRSNLGESSCLSQRCGGDVCADLTSLRPCESNQEGNKVLVEEQHNSPSANPTDVLDESLGVGDGQAFAFNCTALAGDFEAAGSNDVCLGAGKSPRSDKANTAMVANTPQEPETSLHHLLKSEPSSSMREGMSAMKEHPTQQQSSPNSLSPPVHRGSAPASPLQQDPLLHGRDADPPPHLLEQSEQGPILYQHGKTCEQVGVADVSVAAKSPDGSLKPRCAEEVKKDVGLCHAEPAKSSPVDALVPRNSRLVPPSAPHNQKAGLHNLEPDSVLSMHPETCSPSVSLAPDGAPRSCCMGQLPPGACSGYGSPGGQAADMVGSREKEPVPYEDLERGSSIPLASPASFSAEELLMPLCKPQSVCNQGEHEAKGSDVFVDLHHASVEVGEGEIPTLPFPVLPLHRHRGLSGESLELSDAEDILDVLPRAKQLPSKDRRMGLTSKDLSETFSSDSDQESFGETSQSLLTARSSYRSVDAAGARTNCDSSSASLVHVEGCSEDWGWLGAEGGCSQAQHGWPIGPGEASSGHVPQYVNIRDSQGITKDYRNFVVTKKCQERMGNLQPSKSRRHCTGQPHLLRSLRGTWRGFEEITQHTLDMECLRFHYKLKQILRSGKPPFSTSKSIFPQDFSPQVMSETLPVREAPVPLSPRSRSPLQVTILPSDTWPSGLGWHQQSSWQGDPCTPWQDALCDERSRARSRTTSQGRAAPFHLSKLKYDDKLKDSRGDIAVILDEYAEFNKVMLSRADAGSEGGRLVTAQGEAMSKWTCASLPGRMAAFKEMIEDLYSALRFHLHSMAKEACGHAGMFYLVETDKDPFFARVKTLLKKGGHVEIEPLSFCEAEHLDTDRLLVVIRNEDISSHIHNVPCLLKLKHCPNVAFAGVDSPKDITGHTYQELFHTGGFIVSDNKVLETVTLGQLKEVVKVLEKLNRSGRWKWFLHYKESKKLREDVRVDANARKKHLILKSCQGADLIEVLYYHACDSGLPPKSEYVKCLLNLQAQHISARFAVYLTEKPSVSREVLESKGILVADVNAFLGTVQEAAAPFRRSYW, from the exons ATGGGAGAGCGGCGGGACGAGGAGACCGGCGGCTCGGGGACGG GTTTTCATCTGGAGTCAGAAGAGTCGAGTTCCCTTCTGCAGACAGCAGTTTCAGTGTTGCAGAGCTCCTACTTGAACTCTACATCTCAGGACGGTTTTCAGTACAGCCAAGCAATTCTGGTGGAAAACCATGTTTTTCTAAGTGAG CTCAAAGCTTTTGCCCAAGCAAAGGAAGCCGCTGGGTacagccaggaggagctggaggagaccTTTGCATTTCTCCTGTTTGATAATGAAGAAGAG GCAAAAGAGGTGTGTCAGACAGGCCTCCGTGTAAACAGCAGTTCTATTTCCATACTTGGTGACCCAGCAAAAG GGGTTTATATTTCCAAGTATGCAGACTGTCTTCATCCGAGACCCTGGTATCATGGAAAATCAGGCTATATTGTAATTTGTAAGCTAATTAAG GGGAAGGTCAAGGTGGTATCTGAGAATTACACAACCAGCTATACCTGCCCATCTCCCGGCTACGACTGCCATGTGGCCGTAAGCAGAAGCAACATACCATCAAAGGCCAGCCACTGCCAGGCCTTTGAGCAGAGCCAG TATTACGTGTATGAAGTGTCCGATGGCAGCACTGCTGAGCGGCCCAGGCAGATTTGCCCTTACATAGTCATCGCCTGCCAGTACAGGGAGCCGAAGGAAATGCCCGTCTTAGCTATAGAGAGCCT ACCTGAGCTTAATCACAAAG CATTGTACTGTCCATGGAGGGGGCAACTTTCCATCCGGGGCCAGCTTTTGTGCAACATCGCCCTGAGGACCCCATACAGCTCCACGATTCCAGCCCAGCT GCCTCCCAACCTGGACATTAACCATGTCATGGGTTTGTCTGACTTGAAGAAAAAGCTACCAGAAGCTGCATTTGGGAAAAGAAATTACACTGAGAATGAAG TCTGCTTTCAGGGTGTTTACTTCAGTCTGTATGAAGTAGAAATATCAAATAAGGATCAATACAAAATGGATCAGTTAGtagaaaagctgaaggaaaaggacttg GCAATCATCAAATATTTACAAGACCAAGGAGTCCTTATCCTCCTCACGTCCTCTGCCTTGGCACGAGATGATG GGTTTGACCCCAAGGAGCCTGTCAGCCTCCTGGCCCTGTTTCTGTTCACCTCATCCCGGTCGGTATGCCTGAGAG TTGAAAAGCATGATCCAAAAGATGAAAGGGAAGATGGTGATGATAGCGACATCTCATTAAAAATAGCATCAGTTTTGCCTGGACTTCGCTATGCCTTACAGAAAGCTACGAGTTCTTCATGGGGGGATGCAGTCAGTACCAGCTTATGTATCAAACAGCACTTCCAGGAGTACGCAAAGCTTGATCAAAATACACAGCCCACCTCTGGGCAAAACTGCaaaatttccctttcttctctcctctcacCAACTGAGGATGAATGTACTGATCCCTTCAAAAAACACTCAGAGCAGtctttctcccagctgcagcatTATCTTTCTGATCCCAGCAGCTATACTCTGGAAATGTCAGCTGCCTTAGGATGTTTGACTGGTGCTGTTCAGTCTCTTTGCTGCGATTCAGAGGCCGATTGTAAAGTGGACTTCTGTTCAGCTGTGCCACCAGACCCTATTAGTCCCAACACAGCAGCGGAAATAAAAGTCAAAAGTGAAAACCCACAGCCCAGTGTGGGGCTGGACCACAGTGGTGAAGGGCCCACAAAAGATGTCAACTCAGCCAGCAAGCTATGGGtacagcagagcaggagaaaatcCAGCCGAGCCATTGTGACCAGCACCAGGAAGAAATGGTCACCCCTCAAGATGCAAATGCATCCTATGGgggacagcagcaggaacaggaaagcaaccaagaagaagaaaatcaacatcgctttctcttttcctaaaaaGCCGGGGTTCACGGCCAGTTCCAACGAGCCCATGCTTAAATTAGCCAATTTGCAGTTTccacacagaaggaaaagag GTGCGGAGGTCCTGTCTGCAGAATTTGTGCACAAAGCACAGTCTGAACCTGTTCAGAAGGAAACCTCAGCTCATGACGATCCTGGCTTGGAAACAAAGAGGCTAAAGATACTGAAGAACCCAGACATGAAAAAGGTTCCTGTTGCTGAGACCGTCACGAAGCCAGTGAAAAGTAAGACACTAAAAAGTGTGGCTAACAGCCCATCAAAACCTCAAgccaaaaagcaagcagaaagtg AGTGGAAGGAGCCATTCTCTGTCCTCCCAAGTGAAGTTTCTTCCCAGTGTCACGGAGCAGATGGCCAAACAAGTGAGATTTACCCAGGCGGGGTTCCTGATCTCGGTTTCGTTCTGAAGGGAAACAACTATGAGTCCCATGCCTTGAACTTGCTGGCTGATCTGGCTCTGGGTTCTTGTATTCCTTCATTTATCCCCAGGGGCAGTGGGATGATCGCCGtgtcctgcagcccctccagcaacTCTGCAAAGGAGCAGCAGAGTCATCGCAAGCACAGATCCTTGCGTGTTGCTTCTGACCATGAGTACCACAGGGTAGACAAGCTTGCAAAGGGAGCAACCTGTCCTAGCAAAGTATCGCCGAACCAGAAGctttcttctgctgaaaaaatAGACTTAAATGATTTAGCCTCTATTCCCAGGGAGAAAAGCCCTGGGATTTTCAGCAAGAAGAACAGTgcgagccccagccctgcaaaaCCCCATGCATTGCCTCCAAGAGAGACTCAAGAAGCTGCTGAGGCAAACAAGCACTCCTTCATCTCTGCTGAACACTCATATGCCTCACAGATGCCTGAGCACTCAAAGAAACACATGTATCCCAGAGGTGCTCCCTACCCTGGCCCAGCACCTTCCAGAAATGGGACCAGGAATGCCCGAGCAGGACCCCTGGTTGGGAAAGTTCTGCCTTTCCGCCACCAGCAGAACAGCACCCACCTACAGCGGCCCTTCGAGGCCATGGTGATGAGGCGCAGGAGCAACCTGCTCTCCCCCCGGCTGAAAGAGGACTTTGCCAAGTCCCACACAGTGAACATCTGCGGCGAGTCTGTGAAGGTGACGTGCCATTGGGAGGCAGAGTATCTCTTCAATTTGGACAGCAGGTACACCAACGATGCCCTGGAGAAAACAGTCATCCGTGCCCTGCATGG GCCCTGGGACCCCAATCTGCCCGATGATGTGGAAGAGATGAAGCTGATCCTTCATATGTGGGTGGCTCTCTTCTACAGCAAACCCAGCAAACTCCTGAGCagcacaaggaaggtggtagaGCACAGCAACCCCGAGAAGTATGTCTCAATAAATAGCACTGGGGACTTTCTTGAGCTGAGTGATGATGGTGAGGACTGTTTTGGGTTGGAGACATGCCCTGCAGACTCTCGGTCAGACCCTGACCAGACTCCCAGCAGCTCTCTGGATCGCAGCACACGTTGCCAGGGATGTTTCTGCCCAGAGGAGAGCCCTGCAGACTCTCAGACTGATGATGATGGAACTCCTGGTGTTGTCGATAGCACGGTATCGTCTTCAGTGGAGCTGCCCTGTGGGGAGGAGGAGCCTTCCTCCACAAGCTGTCCCGAGAGCCTTTCCCTCATTGAACGTGCCGATGAGAGCCTGGCTGTGAAAGACAGGCAGCTGGCAGTCATTCCTGAGGAGTGTGTGCATGATGTCTCGACCATTACTGCG AAGGAGCCACCCAGGGAGGGACTGCTGGACGCTATGATGACCCCCAGCCCTTCCGATGAGCTTGGCAGTGCCAGCAAGCCTCCAGCTGCACCGGGCAGGGAAAACGCGTGCAGCCAAGCCCCAAATTCCAGTATGGCTCCCTGGAATGATGCCCTGTGCACACTGCATGGACGTGGAGAGCAGCAGGAGAGCGCATGGGCAGCAGGGTCAGGGGGTGGACCTGGCCCTCCCAAGGATGGAGAGGGCATGGAAGATGCTGAGCACTGTATGGAGGTTGAGGATGGCAGCTGGGCCACCAGCAACGGACTGGAATGTGCCTGTGATTCAATGTCCTTAGAAGCAAGTCCCAAAAGCTCAAAGCTGGATGGAGCCAGTGGGGAAGGCAGGGAATCACAAGACACCTTTGGACATccagaaaaagaggaggaggaagaggtggaggagggaaaaaaagagaaagaggactCTGAGTATGAAAGCACAGTCCTGGGGCCTGTTGATTTAGTATTTTCTGAAAGCGGTGATGCTGACATAGAGCATGAACTCAGCAAGCAGAAGCGAGTGAATTCGGCATGTCTGAAGGACTTTGACATTCCTGGAGAGGGCCCTGTGCCCAGCCCCACTGCCTTAGCATCCTCCTGCCCAGGCAGGTCAACACCAGCGCTGTCAGATGGGACTGGGACTGGCCCCCAAGGACTGCCTGGTGAGGTGGCACCAAGCCTGCACACACTGCAAGAACCCTGGGAGACTCTGGCCTCCTCAAGTGCAGAGACAAACAGCGTTGGTTTGGCAAATGCAGCCACTCCAGCCAACGTGGGGTCACCCCGTGACAGTGGGTTGATGCTGTTGTTATCACCTGATCCCAGCCTTGTCTGTGGGGCACAGCCAGACAGCATTACAGGCAACTTGGGACCTGCCGGAGAGACAGTCGGGGACAGCTTGGAGCAGAAAGACAAGGATCGTGCGCCCTCTGCAGAAAGGTGGGtgcctgctgggagcagagctgccggCACAGCTGGCCTGGAGTCACTGTGTGGTCAGGGACTGTCACTAACCTCATCTCCTGACTCCAGTTCTGCCTGCCTCACATCACTTGGTGGAGCAACAGATCCTGGGATGGCTCCAGAGGACCAGGAGGCCATGGCAAGCATCCAGTCTCCATCACGGAGCAACCTGGGAGAGAGCAGCTGCCTTTCCCAAAGGTGTGGAGGTGATGTTTGTGCGGACCTCACTTCGCTGAGGCCTTGTGAATCAAACCAAGAAGGGAACAAAGTTTTGGTGGAAGAACAGCATAACAGCCCTTCTGCCAACCCCACAGATGTGCTGGATGAGTCCTTGGGAGTGGGTGATGGCCAGGCCTTCGCCTTCAACTGTACAGCCTTAGCAGGTGACTTTGAAGCTGCGGGGAGCAATGATGTGTGCCTCGGTGCCGGGAAGTCCCCCAGGAGTGACAAAGCAAACACAGCAATGGTGGCTAACACACCACAGGAGCCAGAGACCTCTCTTCATCACCTCTTGAAATCAGAGCCCTCCTCCTCAATGAGAGAGGGGATGTCTGCCATGAAGGAGCACCCCACgcagcagcagagctccccaAACAGCCTGTCCCCACCTGTCCACAGAGGCTCAGCTCCTGCTTCGCCGCTGCAGCAGGACCCTCTCCTCCATGGCAGAGACGCAGACCCCCCCCCACACTTGTTAGAGCAAAGTGAGCAGGGGCCAATCCTGTACCAACACGGGAAGACCTGCGAGCAAGTAGGTGTTGCAGATGTGAGTGTGGCTGCCAAGAGCCCAGATGGCTCCTTAAAGCCCAGATGTGCAGAAGAGGTGAAAAAAGACGTGGGTCTGTGCCATGCAGAGCCAGCAAAGAGCTCCCCTGTGGATGCGCTCGTGCCACGTAACTCAAGATTGGTGCCTCCTTCTGCTCCGCACAACCAAAAGGCAGGTCTGCACAACCTCGAGCCAGACTCAGTCCTCAGCATGCACCCCGAGACGTGTTCCCCCAGCGTGAGTCTGGCTCCAGATGGTGCCCCAAGGTCCTGCTGCATGGGACAGCTGCCACCAGGCGCCTGCTCCGGGTATGGCAGCCCTGGGGGCCAAGCAGCAGACATGGTAGGGAGCCGTGAGAAGGAACCTGTGCCGTATGAGGATTTAGAAAGAGGAAGTAGCATCCCTCTTGCCAGCCCTGCATCTTTTTCAGCAGAGGAGTTGCTCATGCCACTGTGCAAGCCCCAGTCTGTGTGCAACCAGGGTGAGCACGAGGCCAAGGGATCCGACGTGTTTGTTGATCTGCACCATGCCAGCGTGGAGGTGGGAGAGGGAGAAATCCCCACTCTCCCCTTCCCAGTGTTGCCATTACATCGACACAGGGGGCTCTCTGGAGAAAGCCTGGAGCTTAGTGACGCTGAGGATATTTTGGACGTGCTCCCAAGGGCAAAGCAGCTCCCCAGCAAAGACAGACGCATGGGCTTGACCTCCAAGGATCTATCTGAGACTTTCTCCAGCGACTCAGACCAGGAGTCTTTTGGGGAGACTTCACAGTCCTTGCTTACAGCCAGGAGTTCCTACAGATCTGTGGATGCTGCAGGCGCAAGGACTAACTGCGACTCCTCCTCCGCGAGCTTGGTGCATGTGGAGGGGTGCAGCGAGGATTGGGGCTGGCTGGGCGCAGAGGGGGGCTGCTCACAGGCTCAGCACGGCTGGCCAATTGGCCCGGGGGAAGCCAGCAGTGGGCACGTTCCACAGTATGTCAATATTAGGGACAGCCAGGGGATCACCAAGGACTACCGGAACTTTGTGGTCACCAAAAAGTGCCAGGAGAGGATGGGAAATTTGCAGCCTTCAAAGAGTCGCAGACACTGCACGGGGCAGCCGCATTTGTTAAGGTCACTGAGGGGTACTTGGAGGGGTTTTGAGGAGATCACCCAGCACACTTTGGACATGGAGTGTCTCCGTTTCCATTATAAGCTAAAACAAATCCTAAGGAGTGGGAAACCACCCTTTTCTACCTCCAAAAGCATCTTTCCACAAGACTTTTCTCCCCAGGTGATGTCTGAGACCTTGCCTGTGCGAGAAGCTCCTGTCCCGCTCTCCCCGCGGAGCAGGAGCCCTTTGCAGGTGACGATCCTGCCCTCAGACACATGGCCGAGCGGGCTCGGCTGGCACCAGCAAAGCAGCTGGCAGGGGGACCCGTGTACCCCATGGCAGGACGCACTCTGTGACGAGAGGAGCAGGGCCAGATCCCGAACCACAAGCCAGGGCCGCGCTGCTCCCTTCCACCTCAGCAAACTTAAGTACGATGATAAGCTAAAGGACTCACGGGGGGACATCGCAGTCATCCTTGATGAGTACGCTGAGTTCAACAAGGTGATGCTGAGCAGGGCTGATGCGGGGAGCGAGGGCGGAAGGCTGGTCACGGCACAGGGGGAGGCCATGAGCAAGTGGACCTGCGCATCCCTCCCCGGGAGGATGGCCGCCTTCAAGGAGATGATCGAGGACCTGTACAGCGCACTGCGTTTCCACTTGCACAGCATGGCCAAGGAGGCCTGCGGCCACGCTGGCATGTTCTACCTGGTGGAGACGGACAAGGACCCTTTCTTTGCAAGAGTGAAG ACCTTGCTGAAGAAAGGCGGCCACGTGGAGATCGAACCTCTGAGCTTCTGCGAAGCAGAACACCTGGATACTGACAGGCTGCTTGTTGTCATCAGGAACGAAGACATTTCATCGCACATCCACAAT GTCCCATGCTTGCTGAAGCTGAAGCACTGCCCGAACGTGGCGTTTGCCGGAGTGGACAGTCCCAAAGATATAACAGGTCACACGTACCAGGAACTGTTTCATACTGGTGGCTTCATTGTGTCAGACAACAAGGTGTTGGAAACAGTAACGCTGG GCCAACTGAAAGAGGTGGTGAAGGTGCTGGAGAAGCTGAACAGAAGCGGGAGGTGGAAGTGGTTCCTTCACTACAAGGAGAGCAAGAAGCTCAGAGAAGATGTCAG GGTCGACGCCAACGCCCGCAAGAAGCACTTGATCCTCAAGTCGTGCCAAGGAGCCGATCTCATTGAGGTGCTGTACTACCACGCCTGCGACTCCGGGTTGCCCCCCAAATCCGAGTACGTCAAGTGCTTGTTGAACCTGCAGGCTCAGCACATCAGCGCCAGGTTCGCCGTGTATCTCACAG AAAAGCCCAGCGTTAGCAGGGAGGTCCTTGAAAGCAAAGGAATCCTCGTGGCTGACGTCAACGCTTTCCTTGGGACGGTGCAGGAAGCGGCTGCCCCGTTTAGAAGAAGCTACTGGTAA